One window of uncultured Trichococcus sp. genomic DNA carries:
- a CDS encoding 2-hydroxymuconate tautomerase: MKMPYVHIELLEGRTDEQKQGLMRDVVDAVVKNANVSPESVHVILNEISKQHLTKNGEFIGEKA; encoded by the coding sequence ATGAAGATGCCATATGTTCACATCGAATTGCTGGAAGGCAGAACCGACGAGCAGAAACAAGGCTTGATGCGCGATGTCGTGGATGCCGTCGTAAAAAACGCTAATGTATCGCCAGAGAGTGTACACGTGATCCTGAATGAGATTTCGAAACAACATTTGACCAAAAACGGTGAATTCATAGGCGAAAAAGCTTAA
- a CDS encoding amidohydrolase, translating to MTINQQQIHQEVTDIYDYIIALRRHFHRHPEPSLKEFETIQRIKEEVEEIGVPYINVGETGILATLTGGKGAGKTILLRADIDALPLPDETGKPYASVNPGFNHACGHDGHTASLLGALKILKGHQHEFSGTIQFAFQPAEEIGAGARQFVRGGYIDGIDHVFGIHLQSGTQVGKIVATLGPSNASCDIFKIKVFGKSGHVSRPDLGRDALVSAAAIVTELQTIVAREVSPTDEVVVGIGVLRAGTNYNIIANEAEIEGTVRTFSHEVRDQVLEAVERIARNVSDAHRTTIEFSNYDAAAPLINDIQAANHAIKVASDIVGIENVITDSPKSMGADDFADYLAVARGVYCFIGTQSSEETAYGHHHEKFDIDEKGLAIATELHISYALSYLKEPF from the coding sequence ATGACAATCAACCAACAACAGATCCACCAAGAAGTTACCGATATCTATGACTACATCATCGCCCTGCGCCGCCATTTCCACCGTCATCCGGAGCCGAGCCTGAAGGAATTCGAAACGATACAGCGCATCAAGGAAGAAGTCGAAGAAATCGGCGTACCTTACATAAATGTCGGCGAGACCGGCATCTTGGCCACCTTGACTGGCGGAAAAGGAGCAGGCAAGACCATCCTGCTGCGCGCCGATATCGATGCGCTGCCACTGCCGGATGAGACCGGTAAACCCTATGCTTCCGTAAATCCCGGTTTCAACCATGCTTGTGGCCACGATGGGCATACCGCTTCCCTGTTAGGTGCGCTGAAAATCCTGAAGGGACATCAGCATGAGTTCTCCGGCACAATCCAGTTCGCCTTCCAACCAGCGGAAGAAATCGGTGCTGGAGCGCGCCAATTCGTGCGCGGTGGTTATATCGACGGCATCGACCATGTCTTCGGCATCCATCTGCAATCCGGCACACAAGTGGGCAAAATCGTCGCGACACTGGGCCCTTCCAACGCGTCCTGCGACATCTTCAAGATCAAAGTTTTCGGCAAGAGCGGACACGTCTCGCGTCCGGATTTGGGACGCGATGCCCTGGTCAGCGCAGCCGCCATCGTCACGGAACTCCAGACCATCGTCGCGCGGGAAGTCAGCCCCACCGATGAAGTCGTGGTTGGCATCGGGGTGTTGCGCGCTGGCACAAACTACAACATCATCGCCAACGAAGCCGAAATCGAAGGCACCGTCCGGACATTCAGCCACGAAGTCCGCGATCAGGTGTTGGAGGCTGTGGAAAGGATCGCCCGGAATGTTTCCGATGCGCACCGCACAACCATCGAGTTCTCCAACTACGATGCCGCGGCACCGCTGATCAATGACATCCAGGCAGCCAACCATGCCATCAAGGTCGCCTCGGACATCGTCGGCATCGAGAACGTCATCACCGACAGCCCGAAAAGCATGGGCGCTGACGATTTTGCGGATTACTTGGCGGTCGCGCGCGGTGTCTACTGCTTCATCGGCACGCAAAGCAGCGAAGAGACAGCCTACGGACATCACCACGAGAAATTCGATATCGATGAAAAAGGCTTGGCCATCGCTACCGAACTGCATATTTCCTATGCGCTGTCCTACTTGAAAGAGCCATTTTAA
- a CDS encoding MetQ/NlpA family ABC transporter substrate-binding protein — protein sequence MKKSKLFGGLVLTASLFLAACGNGGTTADSSAAESSSATEPTTVKIGLVSESAVEIWEAVAERLEDENIDLEIVKFTDYNQPNIALDNGELDLNAFQHVAFLENYNANNDADLTPIGFTFVSPLGIYSSKYADYSEIQDGDTIAIPNDVTNGGRALLLLQAIDLITLDNAAGTSPTVGDIIENPKNLNIEELDAAQLPRSLEDAGAAVINTNFAVDAGLVPTEDALYLDTDNIQEVLDIYKNVVAARAEDVDNEVYKKVVAEYQTEATKALIAETTANTDIPAWD from the coding sequence ATGAAAAAGAGTAAATTATTCGGTGGCCTAGTTCTTACAGCTTCACTATTCCTGGCAGCATGCGGAAACGGCGGCACAACAGCTGATTCATCCGCTGCGGAGTCAAGCAGCGCAACAGAGCCAACTACAGTCAAAATCGGTCTGGTCAGCGAATCCGCTGTCGAAATTTGGGAAGCCGTCGCAGAGCGCCTGGAAGACGAAAACATCGATCTTGAAATCGTCAAATTCACTGACTACAACCAACCGAACATTGCGTTGGATAACGGTGAACTCGACTTGAACGCATTCCAGCACGTAGCTTTCCTGGAAAACTACAACGCGAACAACGACGCAGACTTGACGCCAATCGGATTCACTTTTGTGTCTCCACTGGGGATCTACTCCAGCAAATATGCAGATTACAGCGAAATACAGGACGGCGACACGATTGCTATCCCGAATGACGTAACCAACGGCGGACGCGCTTTGTTGCTGCTGCAAGCCATCGACTTGATCACTTTGGACAATGCAGCTGGAACATCCCCAACTGTAGGTGACATCATCGAAAATCCTAAAAATCTGAACATCGAAGAATTGGATGCCGCTCAATTGCCGCGTTCGCTTGAAGATGCAGGCGCTGCAGTCATCAACACCAACTTCGCTGTCGATGCCGGACTTGTACCGACTGAAGATGCCCTTTACTTGGATACAGACAATATCCAGGAAGTCTTGGATATCTACAAAAACGTCGTGGCTGCCCGTGCAGAGGATGTCGACAATGAAGTCTACAAAAAAGTTGTAGCGGAATACCAAACAGAAGCAACAAAAGCTTTGATCGCAGAAACAACTGCAAACACAGATATCCCTGCTTGGGACTAA
- a CDS encoding PhzF family phenazine biosynthesis protein, which translates to MRYYVVDAFAEKVFEGNPAGVCIMEEWLPDDTMQNIASENNLSETAFAVKEKNGYHLRWFTPGGEIDLCGHATLATAYVLMRFVDTDRTSIRFNTLSGELTVNKKDDLYELDFPIIIPEKYPVTEQMIDALGVEPVEVYKGRDLIFLLKSEDAVRNIAPDFEKLKKLPGLAVFVTAKGKTYDYVARAFFPKLNINEDPVTGAMQCSLVPFWTERLGKREMVARQLSQRGGTLYCKNNGDRVKISGHAALYSIGDIFIDG; encoded by the coding sequence ATGAGATATTACGTGGTTGACGCTTTTGCGGAAAAGGTCTTTGAAGGAAATCCTGCCGGTGTCTGTATTATGGAGGAATGGTTACCGGATGACACTATGCAAAACATCGCTAGTGAGAACAACCTTTCCGAAACCGCCTTTGCCGTAAAGGAAAAAAACGGCTATCATCTGCGTTGGTTCACGCCAGGTGGGGAAATAGATCTGTGTGGCCATGCTACTTTAGCGACAGCCTATGTCCTAATGAGATTTGTAGATACAGACCGAACTTCTATCCGCTTCAACACGTTGAGTGGGGAGCTGACCGTTAACAAAAAAGACGATTTGTATGAACTGGATTTTCCGATCATCATTCCTGAAAAATACCCTGTGACAGAGCAGATGATAGATGCTCTGGGTGTTGAACCGGTGGAAGTGTATAAAGGGCGTGACTTAATTTTTCTTTTAAAATCGGAAGATGCGGTTCGGAATATCGCACCGGATTTTGAAAAATTAAAAAAACTTCCTGGTTTAGCTGTATTTGTAACTGCAAAAGGAAAAACCTATGATTATGTGGCTAGAGCATTCTTCCCGAAATTAAATATCAATGAAGACCCTGTTACCGGCGCGATGCAGTGCAGTCTAGTTCCGTTTTGGACAGAAAGATTGGGAAAAAGGGAAATGGTTGCTCGTCAGCTGTCGCAACGAGGGGGAACGCTATACTGCAAAAATAATGGTGACCGTGTAAAAATTAGTGGCCACGCAGCTTTGTATTCTATCGGGGATATTTTTATTGATGGATAA
- a CDS encoding aminotransferase class I/II-fold pyridoxal phosphate-dependent enzyme — translation MALTTNELFSRIKPSQIREFDELFRSVEGCIPMTIGEPDFDMPENVKRAAIKAIEDNASHYAHTSGEIGVRKAVSEFLEKQYDLHYDPETEIVMTVGATEGLFAAAFGLLNPGDQVIIPSPFFPLYSYAVELNRGECILVDTSDTGFLMTPELLHKTMAENKNVKAIFLNYPSNPTGATYTKEELTALADAIKQYDIFVLSDEIYSEITYGEKHTSIATLLRDRTILFQGASKAFAMTGWRVGVLAADAKWMKTLFLAHQQLVTTGVTVSNRAAEEAFRNSAPDVEKMRSEYEKRRNILVPALQEAGFEVPALKGAFYAFAKIPAKFGTDDKAFCREIGMNAKVGMLPGSIFGPGGEGYVRMSYALSTEMVAEAAERLKTYIASK, via the coding sequence ATGGCTTTGACAACGAATGAACTATTTTCCCGCATCAAACCTTCGCAGATCCGCGAATTTGATGAACTATTCCGCAGCGTGGAAGGCTGCATTCCGATGACGATCGGGGAACCGGATTTTGATATGCCCGAAAACGTCAAGCGAGCCGCCATCAAGGCAATCGAGGATAATGCCTCTCATTATGCCCACACTTCCGGCGAAATCGGTGTCCGCAAAGCCGTCAGCGAATTCCTGGAAAAGCAATATGATCTGCACTACGATCCCGAAACGGAGATCGTGATGACGGTGGGTGCCACTGAAGGGCTGTTCGCTGCGGCTTTCGGCTTGTTGAACCCGGGCGATCAGGTCATCATCCCGTCGCCATTCTTTCCATTATACAGCTATGCGGTGGAACTGAACCGCGGCGAATGCATCCTCGTCGATACTTCCGATACCGGCTTTTTGATGACGCCGGAGCTGCTGCACAAGACGATGGCCGAAAACAAAAATGTCAAAGCGATCTTTTTGAACTACCCAAGCAATCCGACCGGCGCTACCTATACAAAGGAAGAACTGACGGCTTTGGCCGATGCGATCAAGCAGTACGACATTTTTGTGCTGAGCGATGAAATCTACAGCGAAATCACCTACGGGGAAAAGCATACGTCGATCGCGACTTTGCTGCGTGACCGCACGATTTTGTTCCAAGGGGCTTCGAAAGCCTTTGCGATGACAGGCTGGCGTGTGGGTGTGCTCGCAGCGGATGCGAAATGGATGAAGACCCTGTTCTTGGCCCATCAGCAATTGGTGACGACCGGCGTAACGGTTTCCAACCGTGCGGCTGAAGAGGCGTTCCGCAACAGCGCGCCGGATGTCGAAAAGATGCGTTCCGAGTATGAAAAGAGAAGAAATATCCTCGTTCCCGCTTTACAAGAGGCCGGTTTTGAGGTTCCCGCACTGAAAGGGGCCTTCTATGCTTTTGCCAAGATTCCGGCGAAGTTCGGTACGGACGATAAGGCTTTCTGCCGCGAAATCGGCATGAACGCCAAAGTGGGCATGCTGCCGGGATCGATCTTCGGACCCGGCGGAGAGGGCTATGTCCGCATGAGCTACGCGCTGAGCACGGAGATGGTCGCCGAGGCGGCTGAACGCCTGAAGACCTACATCGCCTCCAAATAA
- a CDS encoding helix-turn-helix domain-containing protein produces the protein MRTNQTFSCPIEAATSFIGGKYKTIILWHLVNETLRFSELQRAVPKATPKMLTQQLRELEADGLIRRVVYPVVPPKTEYSLTVLGESLIPILEGLRNWGAYYFEERGIPNPCIDGNQ, from the coding sequence ATGAGGACCAATCAAACATTTAGTTGCCCGATAGAAGCTGCAACAAGTTTTATCGGCGGAAAATACAAGACTATCATCTTGTGGCATTTGGTGAATGAAACTTTAAGATTTAGTGAGCTGCAGAGGGCAGTCCCCAAAGCCACCCCTAAAATGTTGACACAGCAACTAAGAGAACTTGAGGCTGATGGATTAATCAGAAGAGTCGTTTATCCTGTTGTCCCACCCAAAACGGAATATTCTTTAACGGTATTGGGAGAAAGTTTGATTCCAATTTTAGAAGGCTTGCGTAATTGGGGTGCTTATTACTTTGAGGAGCGCGGTATCCCTAATCCTTGTATCGATGGGAACCAGTAA
- a CDS encoding methionine ABC transporter permease, with protein sequence MNTFITTFLPNVSEIWDEVLLSTWETLYMTLVAGLIAGVLGVILGVILVVTQDGGILESKHLYNVLDKLVNIFRSLPFIILMALIVPFTRFVVGTSIGTTASIVPLVVATVPFYARQIQNALVEVDPGVIEAAQSMGASPGEIIFRVYLKEGLPGIIRVSSVTIINLIGLTAMAGAIGGGGLGNLAITRGYNRFQNDVTLVATIIILIIVFISQAIGNALVKKVSH encoded by the coding sequence ATGAATACATTCATCACAACATTTCTCCCTAACGTCTCTGAAATCTGGGATGAAGTGCTCCTGAGCACATGGGAGACCTTATACATGACGCTCGTTGCCGGACTGATCGCAGGTGTGCTGGGAGTCATCCTAGGCGTAATTCTGGTTGTCACCCAAGATGGGGGTATCCTTGAGAGCAAACATCTGTACAACGTTCTGGATAAGCTCGTCAATATCTTCCGTTCACTGCCCTTCATCATCCTGATGGCGCTGATCGTACCGTTCACGCGGTTCGTGGTCGGCACTTCGATCGGAACGACTGCATCGATCGTACCGCTGGTTGTAGCGACGGTTCCCTTCTATGCCCGTCAGATCCAAAATGCATTGGTTGAAGTCGATCCCGGCGTCATCGAGGCAGCCCAGTCAATGGGTGCCAGCCCTGGGGAAATCATCTTCCGAGTCTATCTGAAGGAAGGTTTGCCCGGCATCATCCGCGTATCATCCGTAACGATCATCAACCTGATCGGTTTGACGGCAATGGCTGGAGCCATCGGCGGAGGCGGCTTGGGTAACCTGGCCATCACCCGCGGCTACAACCGATTCCAGAACGACGTGACCTTGGTCGCAACCATCATCATTCTGATCATCGTATTCATCAGCCAAGCCATCGGCAATGCCTTGGTCAAAAAAGTTAGTCATTAA
- a CDS encoding MetQ/NlpA family ABC transporter substrate-binding protein yields MKNKTFLATLTLSAILFLAACGNAASDSASDSSTADATEPVKVTLGVVGEVNEPWDYVIEELKEKENIEVELVKFTDYTTPNNALAEGEIDLSSFQTEIFMDNYNKDHGTELTTIGYTVMAPLGLYSDKITDISELKDGDTIAIPNDVSNEGRALILLQTAGLIKLDTAAGLVPTTEDVIENRLNLQFQTLESNQTARALQDVTASVINSGMAVDAGFIPSEDAGFIPSEDAVFLEPVTEDSKPYYNVIAALSEDVDNEVFQTIVAYYQSEGTAKVIEESSKGSQFPVWDEAK; encoded by the coding sequence ATGAAAAATAAGACATTTTTAGCAACATTGACCCTTTCAGCCATCCTTTTCCTTGCCGCTTGCGGCAACGCAGCCTCCGATTCCGCCAGCGATTCTTCCACTGCGGACGCGACCGAGCCCGTCAAAGTAACGCTGGGCGTCGTCGGCGAAGTCAACGAGCCTTGGGATTACGTCATCGAAGAGCTGAAAGAAAAAGAGAACATCGAAGTTGAACTGGTCAAATTCACCGACTACACGACCCCTAACAATGCCTTGGCCGAAGGTGAAATCGATCTGAGTTCGTTCCAGACAGAGATCTTCATGGATAACTACAACAAAGATCATGGAACGGAATTGACGACCATCGGCTATACGGTAATGGCTCCTTTGGGACTTTACTCCGATAAAATCACGGACATCAGCGAACTGAAGGATGGCGACACAATCGCCATCCCGAATGACGTCTCCAACGAAGGACGCGCTTTGATTCTGCTGCAGACAGCTGGCCTGATCAAGCTTGATACTGCGGCCGGTTTGGTCCCGACAACCGAAGATGTCATCGAAAACAGATTGAACCTGCAGTTCCAGACACTTGAATCCAATCAGACTGCCCGCGCTTTGCAGGACGTGACCGCTTCTGTCATCAACAGCGGCATGGCCGTGGATGCCGGCTTCATCCCGAGTGAAGATGCCGGCTTCATCCCGAGTGAAGATGCCGTCTTCCTTGAACCGGTTACGGAAGACTCAAAACCTTATTACAACGTCATTGCGGCACTCTCCGAAGATGTCGACAACGAAGTCTTCCAAACGATTGTAGCTTACTATCAATCCGAAGGAACGGCCAAAGTCATCGAAGAATCTTCAAAAGGCTCGCAGTTCCCGGTTTGGGACGAAGCAAAATAA
- a CDS encoding MetQ/NlpA family ABC transporter substrate-binding protein, which translates to MKKKNVLFSGVAALTLFLAACGSSDSNTDSAADTAASEAEAVKIGVVSEVEVEVWEDVASRLEAKGIELEIVQFSDYVQPNVALENGDIDLNAFQHVAYLEDFNANNESDLTPIGFTYVSPLGLYSEKVTDYADIAEGARISIPNDVTNGGRALLLLQAIGLIKLDEAKGTTPTVNDITDNPKNISFEELDAAQVARSLPDVDAAIINTNYATDSGLNPKEDALFLDTDKIASVADVYKNIVAARAEDVDNETYKQVVAEYQTSETAALLDDVTAGNDVPAWEQ; encoded by the coding sequence ATGAAAAAGAAAAACGTATTATTCTCAGGTGTTGCAGCACTTACACTATTTTTAGCAGCTTGCGGAAGCAGCGACTCGAATACGGACTCAGCAGCAGACACGGCCGCTTCAGAAGCTGAAGCAGTGAAAATCGGCGTAGTCAGCGAAGTCGAAGTTGAAGTCTGGGAAGATGTAGCCAGCCGTTTGGAAGCTAAAGGAATCGAATTGGAAATCGTCCAGTTCAGCGACTACGTGCAGCCTAACGTGGCCTTGGAAAATGGCGATATCGACCTGAACGCGTTCCAGCACGTGGCTTATCTTGAAGACTTCAATGCCAACAACGAATCGGATCTGACTCCGATCGGCTTCACTTATGTTTCTCCACTTGGTCTGTACTCCGAAAAAGTGACCGACTATGCCGACATCGCCGAGGGTGCCAGAATCTCCATCCCTAACGATGTGACCAACGGCGGACGCGCCCTGTTGCTGTTGCAAGCAATCGGCCTGATCAAATTGGACGAAGCCAAAGGAACGACCCCTACAGTCAATGACATCACCGACAATCCTAAGAACATCAGCTTTGAAGAATTGGATGCTGCACAAGTCGCACGCTCCCTTCCGGATGTGGACGCTGCAATCATCAACACCAACTATGCTACCGATTCCGGTCTGAACCCTAAAGAAGATGCACTTTTCTTGGATACCGACAAAATCGCAAGCGTTGCGGACGTCTACAAGAACATCGTAGCGGCACGCGCTGAAGACGTCGACAATGAAACCTACAAACAAGTCGTTGCGGAATACCAAACATCCGAAACGGCAGCTCTTCTGGACGATGTCACAGCAGGCAATGACGTACCCGCTTGGGAACAGTAA
- a CDS encoding RidA family protein, with translation MKVEQKINQLGITLPEKSTPSAMYIPVKQLGNALFVSGHIPIVNGELVYTGKVGSERTLEEAQDAAKICTINILAAVKDYLGDLDRVLNVVKLQGFVNSEVGFLEQHIVINAASQLLFDVFGEAGRHARTALGTAHLPLDATVEIEAIFEIEEV, from the coding sequence ATGAAAGTTGAACAGAAAATCAATCAATTGGGTATTACATTACCAGAAAAATCTACTCCCAGTGCAATGTATATTCCTGTAAAACAATTAGGAAATGCTTTGTTTGTATCAGGGCATATTCCGATTGTTAACGGGGAACTTGTTTATACAGGGAAAGTCGGCAGTGAAAGAACATTAGAAGAAGCACAGGATGCAGCAAAAATTTGCACGATTAATATATTGGCAGCAGTCAAGGATTACCTGGGTGATTTGGACCGTGTTTTAAATGTCGTTAAACTACAAGGATTTGTAAACAGTGAAGTTGGATTTTTAGAACAACATATTGTTATTAATGCTGCATCCCAGCTGTTATTCGATGTGTTCGGAGAGGCCGGAAGACATGCACGTACAGCACTCGGTACAGCGCACCTTCCACTGGATGCCACCGTTGAAATTGAAGCGATTTTTGAGATTGAGGAAGTGTAA
- a CDS encoding methylglyoxal synthase: MKVALIAHDRKKDLMIQLCTAYKAILQEHELFATGTTGTRIMEATGLNVHRFKSGPLGGDQQIGAMISQNEMDLVIFLRDPLAAMPHEPDVTALIRLSDVYEIPLATNIGTAEVLLRGLDAGFVDWREFYNAEGSIDFG, encoded by the coding sequence ATGAAAGTAGCATTAATTGCGCATGACCGAAAAAAAGATTTGATGATTCAATTATGTACCGCCTATAAAGCGATTCTGCAAGAACACGAATTGTTTGCGACCGGGACGACCGGAACCCGCATCATGGAAGCGACCGGGCTGAATGTGCACCGCTTCAAGTCAGGCCCACTCGGCGGAGATCAACAGATCGGCGCCATGATTTCGCAAAACGAGATGGATCTGGTCATCTTCCTGAGGGATCCGTTGGCCGCTATGCCGCATGAACCGGATGTAACCGCTTTGATCCGTCTGAGCGATGTTTATGAAATCCCGTTGGCAACCAATATCGGTACAGCCGAAGTGCTGCTCCGCGGACTGGATGCCGGTTTCGTCGATTGGCGCGAATTCTACAATGCAGAAGGCAGCATCGATTTCGGATGA
- a CDS encoding ATP-binding cassette domain-containing protein: MISLQDISVTFKTDKNKAIHAVQHVSLEVDKGDVYGIVGYSGAGKSTLVRTINLLQRPTEGKVIVSGKDMMALNDKDLRESRKKIGMIFQHFNLMRSRTIYDNVAFPLKNSSLSKQEIHDKVTELLSLVGLSEKAKAYPSQLSGGQKQRVAIARALANDPEVLLCDEATSALDPKTTSSILTLLKELNKRLNLTIVIITHEMQVVKEICNKVAVMENGGVIEYGSILDIFTKPQNQLTKDFIDTATHVEHGIETVITHPTILNLNEHDVLTKLSFVGGSTGEPLIAKLANTFNVQGNILFGNVEILQDTPVGTLLLVLSGTPEAIAKAVRYLQDNGVTVEIITDEIIAEKKNKGGAEE, from the coding sequence ATGATCAGTCTACAGGATATCTCAGTGACTTTTAAAACTGACAAAAACAAAGCCATCCATGCCGTGCAGCATGTTTCGCTGGAAGTCGATAAGGGCGACGTCTACGGCATCGTCGGATACAGCGGTGCCGGCAAAAGTACCTTAGTAAGGACCATCAATCTTCTGCAACGACCGACTGAAGGAAAAGTCATCGTGAGCGGAAAAGACATGATGGCATTGAACGACAAGGACCTGCGCGAGTCCCGCAAAAAAATCGGGATGATTTTCCAGCATTTCAACCTGATGCGCTCCCGCACCATTTACGACAACGTCGCGTTTCCCTTGAAGAATTCTTCCTTAAGCAAACAGGAGATCCACGACAAGGTAACGGAACTTCTTTCATTAGTAGGATTGTCCGAAAAAGCCAAAGCTTACCCTTCCCAATTGTCAGGCGGGCAAAAGCAACGCGTGGCCATCGCCCGCGCATTGGCGAATGATCCGGAAGTGCTGCTTTGTGACGAAGCGACCAGCGCGTTGGATCCGAAAACGACTTCTTCGATACTGACCTTATTGAAAGAGCTGAACAAGAGATTGAACCTGACGATCGTCATCATCACCCATGAGATGCAGGTCGTGAAGGAAATCTGCAACAAAGTGGCTGTGATGGAAAACGGCGGCGTGATCGAATACGGCTCGATCCTTGACATCTTCACGAAGCCTCAGAATCAATTGACGAAGGACTTCATCGATACGGCAACACATGTCGAGCACGGCATCGAAACGGTCATCACCCACCCGACCATCCTGAACCTGAACGAACATGATGTGCTGACAAAACTTTCATTCGTCGGAGGTTCCACAGGCGAGCCGCTTATCGCAAAACTGGCCAATACATTCAATGTCCAAGGTAACATCCTCTTCGGAAACGTCGAGATCCTGCAGGACACGCCAGTCGGCACCCTGCTCCTCGTCCTGAGCGGAACACCGGAAGCAATCGCAAAAGCCGTCCGCTATCTGCAGGATAATGGCGTGACAGTCGAGATCATAACCGATGAAATCATCGCCGAAAAGAAAAATAAAGGAGGAGCTGAAGAATGA